From Desulfitibacter sp. BRH_c19:
TCTACTGATTCCTGTATTTGGTCATAGCTCATTATTTCCAGATAGAAAAAATGTACAGAAAAAAGATAAACTTCCTTTAATATCCACTAATACTAACTGTGAAAAATAATATGGAAATGATATTGGCTAGTAATAAAAAAATAAGAAAGGCACCTTGTTGTTATCTATTAGGTACCTTTATGTCCTATTCTACAAAATCTCCATGAACCCATCCAGTTTGATTTCCTTCTACAATGATCTCATACCAGTCAGAGGATTGGGAAATTACATCTATTTTTGTTCCATCTGATAAGCTAGCTATAATACTAAAACTAATACCAGGGCCATTTCTAACATTCACTCCACTAGCAGCAGAAACTTCCATCTCCTTGGTAGTACTGGTATTACCGTCATTTTGTCCTGCACTAGAACTTTGCTCAGTACTGGAATTATCGTTAGTTGTTGTAGTTGGTGTGCTATTTGACTGACTGTTTTGGTTAGTTTGACTGCTCTGGCTTGTTTGAGTAGTTTGACTAGTTTGACTTGAAGATGAAGTTCTTGTGCTTCCTAATTGCGATTCTAAAGCTGCAACAGTATTAGTTAAGCTAGTAATCTGCTTTTCCATTTCAAAAATCTGATATTCTAAAGCTGAAGTTTTTTCTTCTACTGTTTGAGTAATGTAACTTTCACTCACAAGAGGGTCATCAGTAGAACCGGGAAGAAAGTTTCCTCCTGCCAAGACAAAATTTCCTAAAGTAATACCTAATACTAAAGCTGCGACCATAGCAAGTCCAACCCAAAGCTTAAAAAATCTCACAGATTTATCCTCCCTTAGATGGGAATTAAGGCAGACGAAGGCCCGTCTCTAATTACCCCCCAAAATGCTTTGCTTTCTCTCTTTTAGTAAATGCTGTAAAGCTCAGATGATTCATGCCTATCAGCATGATAGCTGTTAGCCCTATCAATATAATAACTGCTTGCGGCGGGGCCATTAATGACATAAGAACAGCACTACCTCCCAAGCAAATGTTAACACCATAAATCGTTAATACTGTTTGTCTATGTGTTAGACCCATGTTTAGTAGTTGATGATGAAGATGTTCTTTGTCAGCTTGAAAGATTGGCGTGCCGTTTAAAAACCTTCGTATAATGGCATACATAGTATCAAATATAGGAATACCCAAAATCACAATTGGTATAAATATGGAAATAACAGTTGCACTTTTCGTTAATCCCACTACAGCTAGTACCGAAAGGGTAAAACCTAAAAACATGGAGCCAGTATCACCCATAAATACTTTAGCTGGATGAAAGTTAAACGGCAAAAATCCAAGAACAGAAGCTGCAAGAATCATAGCTAAGGCAGCAACTGCCACATGACCTTCCCCAAAAGCAACCACAGCTATTGTAATTGCAGCGATACCAGAAGTACCTGCCGCTAATCCATCTAAACCATCAATTAAGTTGACAGCATTAGTAACACCAACAATCCAAAGTACAGTAAATGGAATTGCTAGTTTGAAGTTTTCTAGGAAAAGGACATCAGCAAAAGGATTAGTAAGAATATTAACCTTAACACCAAATAAAACAACTACTAAAGCTGCTAGGGTTTGAACGGCCAATTTAACCTTTGGTGAAACACCTTTTATATCATCCACTACCCCAAGTATGATAATTATTGTACAGCCTATTAGAATTCCAATAAGCTTTGCATCAACAGCTTGGGTCATTAGGACAGCAGCTACAAAACCTGCATAAATTGCTAGTCCTCCCATTCTTGGCATAGCACATGTGTGTACTTTCCTTTCACATGGCGCATCCATTGCACCCCACTTAATCGCTAATTTAATTACTAGTGGTGTAGAAAAATATGCCACCAACAAGGCTATTAGAACAGGCCAAAAAACCTGATACATCTGTAGTTCCTCCCCCAAATATTACTTTATGCAATAATCATAGTGTACTAAAAATTATTAACCTTTTCAATGCTTAATTACTAACCTATCATGAAAGTTAGTTCCCCTTCAGCAGCCACTTCTTCACCCACAAAGGCTTTTCCAACACCTTTACCTACGGGTCCCTTTATTTTCACCAGTTCGACCTCTAGTCTAAGTTGATCTCCTGGAACTACCTGCCTTCTAAACCTCACTTTATCTAATCCAGCAAAAAAAGCAATTTTGCCAGCATATTGAGGCATTTTTAAAACAACAACAGCTCCCACTTGTGCAAGGGCTTCTATTATTAAGACCCCTGGCATTACAGGATGGTTTGGAAAGTGCCCCTGAAAATGAGCTTCATTTATTGTGACATTTTTTATACCTACTGCTTTCTTGCCCTCCTCAAGCTCTATAATCTTATCCACAAGTAGAAATGGATAACGATGAGGAATTATCTCCTGTATCTCTTTAACATCTAGCATAGTATCACTTCCTTTGGTATTCGGATAAAAGCTTATAACACTATAAATTTCTACAAAGATTTAAACAATCCTTCTTAAAAATGTAAACTTCCCTTGATATCTATGTCCTTTTGAGCATTTTTTTAATCAAATCCAGCTCCTTGGTTTTGAAAACATAAAGCATAGCAGCATAGATTAAAGCACCCAGGGCAACCAAGACACACAGCTGAATTACTAATCCCAAAAAGTCAGTAATACCTATTAGTTCCTTAATATAAGGCATGCCCATTGTTAAGGTAATACCCATTATAATGGCTGCAGTAAGTGCTTTCATAAATGGAATAAATAATTGTACCATATCCAATTTGGGTAAATGTTTACGAAATACAACTAATAATAACATAATATTTATAATAGCGGATAATGAATTAGCTAATGCCAGTCCCCCATGTCCAAGGTATGGCATAAGGCCTATACTGAGTAATACGTTTAGAATTGCAGAAAATAGACCCAATACTAAAGGAATCTTTACCATATTCATAGCAAAATAGGCCCTTGTAACTACAGTATTAGCACCGATTGCCCAAAGTCCAATCGAAAAATACCACAATGCAAGAGCAGTTCTTTGGGTAGCATAAGCATCAAATGCTCCTCTTTCAAATACAATCTGAATTAACGGCTCTCTAATAACCATTAATCCGACTGCAGATGGAATTGCCACTAAGGAAACTAGTGCCATACCTGATACAAGTGAATTTGCCAGCCCTTCTTTATCATCATGAGCTGCATAGCGAGAGAATGCCGGAAATATAGCTGTTACAATTGCTGCAATAAATATTCCCAAAGGCAATACCATAAGTCTGTAGCCAAAGTCAAGGGCTGTAATACTTCCTGGTTCCAATCCAGAGGCAAATATTCTATTTACAGCCAAATAAATCTGATTAATAGCTATTGCTAGTGTTATAGGAACTATTGTAGCTCCTGCTTTTTTTACGGCAGGATGAGTTTTATCCCAATTCCACTCCCACTTATAACCCATTTTTTTTAAAGAAGGTAACTGTATTAATAAAAAACCTATAAAAGAAACAAGGGTTCCCGCTGCTAGTCCATGTATTCTATATTCTCCTGCAAAGATTAAAACAGACAGAATAACTATTATATTAGCAAATGCAGGAGCAAATGCTGGAATAGCAAATTTACTGCTAGCATTTAAAACTCCGGTTATGAGCATTCCGGCTCCCATGAAAATGATGGAAGGAAAAATAATCCTCGTCAGATTTACAGTTAACTCATAGGTTTCCCCAGCAAATCCAGGAGCTAATATTTTAATCAGCCAGGGAGCAAGTACCATCCCAAGTATTGTGATTACTATAAGTATTACAATCGTCCAGTTAAATAAGATACTAGTAGTTCTCCAGGCTTCTGATTTTTCTTCCTTTACAAGATATGCTGTTATTATTGGTACTATTACTGAAACAAAAGCCATACCCAGTACAGCTTGAAGAGCGTAAGGCAGGGTATAGGCAACTAGATAGGCATCAGTAGCCCCAGTAGCACCAAATTCCCTTGCAATGACTGCATCTCGGACAAAGCCAAGAACCCTGCTCAAAAGATTCATCAATAAAATTACTCCTGCAGCTTTAGCAATATTTGTGCCTAATGAAGCTTCTTTTTGTAAAGTCATAATTGCCCCTTCATCTAAACTTACTGAGTTACCTTGTAGAATAAAGTAGTCGGTATCCAGGAGCCAGAATAAAATCTAGTTCTTCTCCTGAATTCTGAATTCTGTATTCTGACTTCTAGGAAGTCTTCTTATCCCATATTATTATAGGCAAGTTAATGACTACAGGCAAGTTATATCTAACTTCAAGCAGTATCATGCGTATTAATGAGTTTCATATATATAGACGATGTATGACACCAAAAGTTTCAAATAGAACTCACAAAAAATAATTAGCCAGCAGAACCGTCCCCGTGGTTGGTTTACAATTCTAGGGCCCAGCGGGCGGTTTCAAGGGCTTGCTCTCTTTTTTCATCTATAATCTGTAAGTATTCTGGGAGACTAGCATCTCTCTTGTCTAAAGCTGTTCTCACAGTATCCCACAGTTCATCTTCTGTAATTGTTTCTGCCCTGCCTGCTAGTGGTTGATATGTCTGCTTCAAAAAGCTGTCAACCTTTGGATCATAAGAAATCCCCACAATGGGAACCCCCATTACTGCAGCCATAATTAAAGAATGTAGTCTCATTCCTACAATCATATGCAACTTACTAAGAATACCAAGCATTTCTTCAACGCTAGTCTGGTTTTTCACTAGGATAGCCTTATCTCCATGCTTCATAAATTTGATAGTATCTCTACCAGGGGTAATATCACTTGGAAAGTGAAAGGGTATAAACATGACCCTATATCCCATTTCAATTAAATTATCACATGTTTTAGCTACTGCCTTTTTATAGTTATCAGGATTTTGCCATTCACGCAAAGAAATCCCTATAATTGGCTCTCCATCCATGGTTATTCCCATTTCTTCTAATTTCTTTTCCCCAGCTTGTTTATTTACTTGCTTTCGATCTATACCAAGAACAGCATCCACAGTAACCCTTATTTCAGGTTTATTCACTCCAAGTTGCTCCAGAAGTTTTTTTGAAGCCTCATCCCGTACTGTGATTAGGTCCGCCTTGTTAGCCAACCATCCCATGAGTTTTTTGCCTAGGGAAGTGTTAATAGGCCCTATACCTTGAGCATAGAACATAACCTTTTTTCGTAACAATTTTGCAAGGAAAACAACTCCTAAATAATAGATCAGACTTTTAGGACCTGTCACATCCTGTAGTAAACTACCACCACCACTAACAAGCTGATCCGTCTTTCCCAATTCCTTAAAAAGCGTGACAAGCTTCCATCTATCTATTGCCGCAACTTGATACTGTTTCTGGGTATGTTCTGGACTATTAGAAAAAACGAGAGTTTTTATATCTCCAATTGTATCAAAGGCCTGTAGCATACTAAAAAGGATAGCTTCATCACCTATATTTTGAAAACCATAATAACCAGAAATAGCAATTCTTTTAGCCATTAAACAGCCTACTTTCAAAGTGCTTATATGTCTTCCATAATAGTATCAACACAATCCCCAGGATAATACCAAGCCCAAGTCCATTTACAGTCCTTAATAAGGAAACAACTAGCGGTGTATGGATATGAGCAAAAGTATTTACCATTGAGATTTGTCCTATAACGCCCAATAATAGTAATGGTAGATAGCGATGCTGGTATCCAAAATAAAATAGGAGTAGCATAATCGGATGGCCAATTAAAAATTCCTTGGTCCGAGGCCGAACAATTAATAAATCATCCAAAATAGTTCTCATTTGTAACTCAAGAGAGGACACAGCAACTGCCTCATTTCCAGTCCTTGTTAAATATATCAACCCTGCAACTGCGAAGAAACCTACTATTATTAGATATTTGTTTGTAACAACTGCATTTAGTAAAGCTTTAATTCTATGCTGTAAATATTCTCTATCCATCCAGAAGTAAAAAGCAAATGTTAGGATTAAAATTGGTAAAAGATGAGCAATCTTAACTCCTACAAATTGATCTAGCTTGAGCATAAAGTTCAAATGAGCAAATAGACCAACCATAATCAAGGCACCCGTTAAGCTGATTAATGACGCCTTAACAAGTTTAAAGACAGCTTTTACAATGGAATCAGCGGCCTCTCCATTTAAAACCGTAATCACAGCAAGAGTAGGGAAAACTACTACTGAAGCAAGGGCCATTGCCTTGATTGCCATATCTAGCAAAGGCTCCACTACAAAGGATCCAGACCAGACTAGAAGCCCAACTCCCCCCAGTATATATCCTAAGAGGTTCAAATCCAGCTTCCTCATTAAGATAATTCCTGCACTTATTACACCTAAGCCCGTAAGAAAGGTTAAAAGACTTCTGCCTTCCTCTGAAGTAACGTGTAGCGGAAATGATGACTGGGCCTGTCCAATGCTAAAACCCTCTTTTTCTAATGTGGGAATTAAGCCAGAAAAACTATTTGCTCCGCCAAGAAAATTAATATTTGTTTGCAGCCAATCGGATGTATCCAATGGGAAAAATAGTCTCACTAGGAGTACCCTTACATTCCTATCAGTTACTGATAGGGTAAGCCTATCTAGAGCTCTTTGAGGTGACATATTAACCATTTCATTCGCCCCTATTGAATGCAGCCTTACAACGTTGGTGGGTTCAGCAAGTCCAATTTGCCTTGCACCTAGCTGATTAAAAACAAAGGTTTCAATAAAAGCAAAATTTGCATCAAGACTCTCTATTCCTTCATTAATAATATGCAGATAATCAGGAAAGCCTGGAACAAAAAAGTCGTTAAATAAAACTGTGGTTATATTACCTTTAAAGGGT
This genomic window contains:
- a CDS encoding beta-hydroxyacyl-ACP dehydratase codes for the protein MLDVKEIQEIIPHRYPFLLVDKIIELEEGKKAVGIKNVTINEAHFQGHFPNHPVMPGVLIIEALAQVGAVVVLKMPQYAGKIAFFAGLDKVRFRRQVVPGDQLRLEVELVKIKGPVGKGVGKAFVGEEVAAEGELTFMIG